From one Aeropyrum camini SY1 = JCM 12091 genomic stretch:
- a CDS encoding tRNA ribose 2'-O-methylase (catalyzes the S-adenosyl-methionine-dependent 2'-O-ribose methylation of C56 in tRNA transcripts), whose amino-acid sequence MKPGGPYGDVYVLRLGHRRERDKRVTTHVALVARAFGATGFVLEGVCDEGVVESVKGVVARWGGPFTVECGVSGRRYVRMWREGGGEVVHLTMYGVNVDDAVPAIAASPRRKLVVVGAEKVERFYYDEADWNVSVGTQPHSEVAALAIFLDRLFRGEWRFIDYSGGFLRVMESPRGKRVERKG is encoded by the coding sequence TTGAAGCCCGGCGGGCCATACGGTGACGTCTACGTTCTGAGGCTGGGCCACAGGCGGGAGAGGGATAAGAGGGTGACAACCCACGTGGCCCTAGTCGCCAGGGCCTTCGGGGCCACCGGCTTCGTCCTCGAGGGCGTGTGCGACGAGGGGGTGGTGGAGAGTGTTAAGGGGGTTGTGGCGAGGTGGGGCGGCCCCTTCACGGTTGAGTGCGGCGTCTCGGGGAGGCGGTACGTGAGGATGTGGAGGGAGGGTGGGGGTGAGGTTGTGCACCTCACCATGTACGGGGTTAACGTTGACGATGCTGTCCCTGCTATCGCCGCTAGCCCCAGGAGGAAGCTCGTTGTTGTAGGTGCTGAGAAGGTTGAGAGGTTCTACTACGATGAGGCAGACTGGAATGTCTCCGTGGGGACGCAGCCTCACAGCGAGGTGGCGGCGCTGGCCATATTCCTGGACAGGTTATTTAGGGGTGAGTGGAGGTTTATAGATTATAGTGGAGGGTTTTTAAGGGTTATGGAGAGCCCGAGGGGTAAGAGGGTTGAAAGGAAAGGGTAG
- the hflX gene encoding GTPase HflX, with product MKSRRKALMVIPKLLERHLDEALALAETAGYEVARLWRNRHPRIIKTGLLDVIKEEARSSGAEALIYYGDLQPSSKFTVMKETGLNIVDRVLLILEIFALHASSREALLQIEAARIKHEIPLAREFVRRSKMGEYPGFLGPGMYAADQYLRHLRRRLVKIRRELEKIRSTRERRLSTRARSGLRQVSIVGYASAGKTSLFNLLTGEDKPVGPEYFTTLQPKHSRITWGGVEGVLAADTVGFIRDVPPEIVEAFHATLAEVKHSDAIIFVIDAAEPLSDIEEKLHAGIDTLARIGALSAPMIIAANKVDALQPPDLGERLAFIEREASILPHKPPVIPISAKTGWGVDRLVRSISTIVNGRRLENLPEPGLRD from the coding sequence ATGAAGAGTAGAAGGAAGGCTCTAATGGTTATACCCAAGCTTCTGGAGAGGCATCTAGACGAGGCCCTGGCCCTTGCCGAGACTGCGGGCTACGAAGTCGCCAGGCTCTGGAGAAACAGGCACCCCAGGATAATCAAGACTGGGCTCCTAGACGTTATAAAGGAGGAGGCGAGGTCCTCGGGTGCCGAGGCCCTCATATACTACGGCGACCTCCAGCCATCCTCCAAGTTCACCGTAATGAAGGAGACGGGCCTGAATATCGTCGACAGGGTCCTACTCATACTGGAAATATTCGCGCTACACGCCTCCTCCAGGGAGGCGTTGCTCCAGATAGAGGCGGCTAGGATAAAGCACGAGATACCCCTCGCCAGGGAGTTCGTGAGGCGGAGCAAGATGGGCGAGTACCCCGGCTTCCTGGGCCCGGGCATGTACGCGGCCGACCAGTACCTCAGGCACCTTAGGAGGAGGCTGGTCAAGATAAGGAGGGAGCTGGAGAAGATAAGGAGCACCAGGGAGCGCAGGCTCTCCACCCGGGCTAGAAGCGGCCTCCGGCAGGTCAGCATAGTAGGCTACGCCTCCGCAGGCAAGACCAGCCTCTTCAACCTCCTGACGGGGGAGGACAAGCCTGTGGGGCCAGAGTACTTCACAACTCTCCAGCCCAAGCACAGCAGGATAACATGGGGGGGTGTGGAGGGGGTTCTAGCGGCTGACACTGTAGGCTTCATACGCGACGTGCCGCCCGAGATAGTGGAGGCGTTCCACGCGACGCTGGCGGAGGTTAAACACTCCGACGCCATAATCTTCGTGATAGACGCCGCGGAGCCCCTAAGCGATATAGAGGAGAAGCTGCACGCTGGCATAGACACCCTGGCCCGCATAGGAGCCCTCTCAGCACCAATGATAATAGCGGCGAACAAGGTCGACGCCCTGCAGCCCCCTGATCTCGGCGAGAGACTCGCATTTATAGAGAGGGAGGCCAGCATACTCCCCCACAAACCCCCCGTTATACCTATATCAGCCAAGACCGGCTGGGGGGTAGACAGGCTTGTGAGGAGCATCTCAACAATAGTCAACGGGAGGAGGCTAGAGAACCTCCCCGAACCGGGGCTCAGAGACTAG
- a CDS encoding multiprotein bridging factor aMBF1 produces MKQASAYCELCGAEIRGRPYRVSVEGVEMDLCLSCYMKLARSGRAQLLKEAKPGRRGGGRGGSGGVRRHRRVPIDMYDLVEDYPERIREAREARGWSTAVLAQKLRISETMLRRIESGKLKPSLDLARRMEKMLGVKLLEPVVDEEAYYDEEYGRDYITLGDIVVVDRDEE; encoded by the coding sequence TTGAAGCAGGCCAGCGCCTACTGCGAGCTGTGCGGTGCTGAGATAAGGGGTAGGCCCTATAGAGTTAGCGTTGAAGGGGTTGAGATGGACCTGTGCCTAAGCTGCTACATGAAGCTAGCCAGGAGCGGCAGGGCCCAGCTGTTGAAGGAGGCGAAGCCCGGCAGGCGGGGCGGGGGTAGAGGGGGCTCTGGAGGCGTTCGGAGGCACCGGAGGGTCCCGATTGACATGTACGACCTGGTGGAGGATTATCCGGAGAGGATTAGGGAGGCGAGGGAGGCGAGGGGATGGAGCACGGCTGTTCTGGCTCAGAAGCTCAGGATAAGCGAGACTATGCTCAGGAGGATAGAGTCTGGCAAGCTGAAGCCGAGCCTAGATCTAGCCAGGAGGATGGAGAAGATGCTGGGTGTCAAGCTTCTCGAGCCTGTGGTTGACGAGGAGGCATACTACGACGAGGAGTATGGGAGAGACTATATAACGCTGGGGGATATAGTGGTGGTAGACAGGGATGAAGAGTAG
- a CDS encoding proteasome-activating nucleotidase, with product MTLSSAGSSRSHKHNGGHGERDVEIRILKDKVRSLTKEKISLQKELEYYKNEITKLLSPPYIEAVVLEVIDDNRVVVKSSTGPNLIVNVAAGVDTRSLKPGSIVALNNRGSTIVDVLPGRYDPLVKAMEVEERPKVFFKDVGGLEEQIREIYEAVVLPIKSPELFRELGIDPPKGVLLHGPPGTGKTLLAKAVAGETEATFIRVVGSELVNKFIGEGARLVREIFRLAREKAPSILFIDEIDAIASRRVDIGTSGDREVQRTMLQLLAELDGFNPLDNVKIIAATNRLDLIDPAVLRPGRFDRIIEVPLPSLKGRLEILSIHTRRAKLAPDVNLEAIARLTEGFSGADLKAVVVEAGYNAIRRGSRVITMDDMVRAVEKVKAALEKRGGGDPFMRAPQSSGDDTIATVI from the coding sequence ATGACTTTAAGCAGCGCAGGGAGTAGCAGGAGCCATAAACATAACGGGGGGCACGGCGAGAGGGATGTTGAGATAAGGATACTCAAGGATAAGGTGCGCAGCCTGACTAAGGAGAAGATAAGCCTCCAGAAGGAGCTAGAGTATTATAAGAACGAGATAACCAAGCTCCTCTCGCCGCCCTACATAGAGGCGGTCGTCCTTGAGGTCATAGACGATAACAGGGTGGTGGTGAAGAGCAGCACGGGCCCCAACCTTATAGTTAACGTTGCAGCCGGCGTGGACACCCGGTCCCTCAAGCCCGGGTCTATAGTAGCCCTCAACAACAGGGGGTCGACCATCGTCGACGTGCTGCCGGGGAGGTATGATCCGCTGGTTAAGGCTATGGAGGTTGAGGAGAGGCCGAAGGTGTTCTTCAAGGACGTCGGGGGGCTGGAGGAGCAGATAAGGGAGATATACGAGGCTGTTGTTCTCCCCATAAAGAGCCCTGAACTCTTTAGGGAACTCGGGATAGACCCTCCCAAGGGGGTTCTACTCCACGGCCCCCCGGGGACGGGGAAGACTCTGCTGGCTAAGGCTGTGGCGGGGGAGACGGAGGCAACTTTCATTAGGGTTGTTGGTAGCGAGCTTGTCAACAAGTTTATCGGGGAGGGGGCGAGGCTCGTGAGGGAGATATTCAGGCTGGCCAGGGAGAAGGCCCCCTCAATACTGTTCATCGACGAGATAGATGCCATCGCATCCCGCAGAGTCGACATAGGGACTAGCGGGGATAGGGAGGTGCAGAGGACCATGCTCCAGCTGCTGGCCGAGCTAGACGGCTTCAACCCCCTGGACAACGTCAAGATCATAGCCGCGACAAACAGGCTAGACCTCATAGACCCGGCCGTCCTAAGGCCCGGCAGGTTCGATAGGATAATAGAAGTCCCCCTACCAAGCCTTAAGGGGAGGCTTGAGATACTTAGCATCCACACTAGGAGGGCGAAGCTAGCCCCAGACGTCAACCTGGAGGCCATAGCAAGGCTTACCGAGGGCTTCAGCGGCGCCGACCTCAAGGCGGTCGTGGTAGAGGCGGGCTACAACGCTATAAGACGGGGATCAAGGGTCATAACCATGGACGATATGGTCAGGGCGGTGGAGAAGGTTAAGGCGGCGCTGGAGAAGAGGGGCGGTGGAGACCCCTTCATGAGAGCCCCGCAGAGCAGCGGGGACGACACCATAGCCACCGTTATATAG
- a CDS encoding DNA-directed RNA polymerase subunit G, which translates to MAAKLDLKIEEIEPGRLQGQLIATAKSRKATVKFDVIEDLIPLSKGDRIVIEVREEKPSSLDKYVFCGHGYKVPSEKDGVDILSVWGIIFVFEPPIDLQAEKKYYICIYKREQKRRARKKTA; encoded by the coding sequence TTGGCTGCCAAGCTGGATCTCAAGATCGAGGAGATAGAGCCCGGGAGGCTGCAGGGACAGCTGATAGCGACGGCTAAGTCGAGAAAGGCCACTGTAAAGTTTGACGTGATAGAGGACCTCATACCACTCTCCAAGGGGGATAGGATCGTTATCGAGGTTCGAGAGGAGAAGCCCTCGAGCCTTGACAAATACGTCTTCTGCGGCCACGGCTACAAGGTGCCCTCGGAGAAGGATGGTGTTGACATACTGTCGGTGTGGGGCATAATATTTGTCTTCGAGCCGCCTATAGATCTCCAGGCAGAGAAGAAGTATTATATATGCATTTACAAGAGGGAGCAGAAGAGGAGGGCTAGGAAGAAGACCGCCTAA